Proteins co-encoded in one Spirosoma endbachense genomic window:
- a CDS encoding BatD family protein, translating into MMLAIFRNFLALFFCVSIAGFSQVIENDITIELGQTNFPIERPFTISVIIPNSDTRPSITFPDIAGFTKKGTSASVTPSEIGGKTITNQVITQNYQARAPGRFRVPPFSIQVNDETVQSEGTILVVRSSATASIPTNLTATAIVPPPNGSAFLSLRASKSIIFSGESVALTLSFFVADNYPYKLSFTALDKQLQAINKKIRPANAWEENLNITELNPMPVSVGGKKFREFRLYQSVFFPLSNQTLKLPAVTLWLGKEPIIGPPSAKPETIVFTSKPLTVAVRPLPAHPLRGRVPVGLFRLEEGLERQRVSVGQSVRYTFSVTGEGNIATLPAPETLSDTTAVDVFPPKERHTINNSGTEVTGHKTFTYFVVPHQNGMISLINRFQWIYFNPQTARYDTLRPRLQLQVGKKGSAIAINSTVEAALSGTNGETVVVTPAGDSLYAGIETMDSTHQPLSIPVLIRAIANVLIVLMLLGMIFVFFKR; encoded by the coding sequence ATGATGCTTGCAATATTCCGCAATTTTCTTGCATTATTTTTTTGTGTCTCAATTGCTGGCTTTAGCCAAGTAATTGAAAATGACATAACTATTGAGTTAGGTCAAACAAATTTTCCGATTGAACGGCCTTTCACTATTTCTGTTATCATTCCCAACAGTGACACCCGGCCATCCATCACTTTTCCTGATATTGCGGGGTTCACCAAAAAGGGGACCTCCGCGAGCGTTACGCCCAGTGAAATTGGTGGAAAAACAATTACTAATCAAGTTATTACGCAAAATTATCAGGCACGGGCACCGGGACGTTTTCGAGTCCCGCCATTTAGTATCCAGGTCAATGATGAAACGGTGCAATCGGAGGGTACGATTTTAGTGGTTCGTTCGTCGGCAACCGCGTCAATTCCTACTAATTTGACGGCTACAGCCATTGTTCCTCCGCCTAATGGGTCGGCTTTCCTATCACTTCGAGCCTCAAAATCTATAATTTTTTCGGGCGAAAGTGTAGCGCTGACGCTGTCGTTTTTTGTCGCCGACAATTATCCTTATAAACTAAGTTTTACCGCTCTCGATAAGCAGTTACAGGCAATCAATAAAAAAATCCGGCCGGCCAATGCGTGGGAAGAAAACCTGAATATAACCGAGCTAAATCCTATGCCCGTATCGGTTGGCGGAAAAAAGTTTCGGGAGTTTCGGCTTTATCAATCCGTTTTTTTTCCGTTATCGAATCAGACGTTAAAATTACCGGCGGTGACCCTGTGGCTGGGCAAGGAGCCTATTATTGGTCCACCATCGGCTAAGCCAGAAACGATTGTCTTTACCAGCAAACCGCTTACTGTGGCCGTTCGGCCGTTGCCAGCGCATCCCTTGCGGGGGCGGGTGCCCGTTGGATTATTCCGCCTGGAAGAAGGCCTGGAACGGCAGCGAGTCAGCGTTGGGCAAAGTGTTCGCTATACATTTTCTGTGACAGGTGAAGGTAATATCGCGACGCTTCCGGCACCCGAAACGCTTAGTGACACCACCGCTGTTGATGTGTTTCCTCCCAAAGAACGCCATACCATTAATAATTCGGGCACGGAGGTTACGGGCCATAAGACGTTTACTTATTTTGTTGTGCCCCATCAGAATGGAATGATTTCATTGATCAATCGCTTTCAATGGATTTATTTTAATCCGCAAACGGCCCGATATGATACGCTTCGACCACGTTTACAGCTACAGGTCGGCAAAAAAGGATCGGCAATCGCTATTAATTCAACGGTAGAAGCTGCGTTGTCGGGCACAAACGGCGAAACCGTTGTTGTAACGCCCGCCGGAGATTCCCTGTATGCCGGTATCGAAACGATGGATAGTACGCATCAACCCTTGAGTATTCCGGTTTTAATTCGAGCGATTGCCAATGTGTTGATTGTATTGATGCTATTAGGAATGATCTTTGTATTTTTTAAGAGATAA
- a CDS encoding MBL fold metallo-hydrolase RNA specificity domain-containing protein has protein sequence MTIQFFGAARTVTGSKHLLTIASGKQILLDCGLFQGINTDELNQQFGFDPAQVDYMVLSHAHIDHTGLIPRLVRKGFQGPIYTTSATIDLCEVMLMDSARIQERDLERVNERRQRRSQPELEALYDEDDVRRALDQMVAVGYNTPFVICDEVTGLLTDAGHLLGSASVSLTIRENGAEKQLFFSGDIGRPDDKILRSPDTFPQADYIICESTYGDRLHEAEPDMKAHLLRIVQQTCVEGRGKLIIPAFAVDRTQELIYALDQLSSEGSLPRLPVYIDSPMSVKATEVMRDHEEDFNPDILAYIKKDGDAFNFPNLHYVADVESSKAINDSREPCIIIAPSGMAEAGRIKHHIKNNIEKPNTTILLVGYASPTSLGGAIKRGDKEVTIFGDRYPVRARVEIMDSFSAHGDYREMIQFLSCQDPTRVKNVFLVHGEYDKQVIWKEKLEAVGFRNIDIPDMKQKVTL, from the coding sequence ATGACCATTCAGTTCTTTGGTGCCGCTCGTACCGTAACAGGTAGTAAACATCTGCTTACAATCGCATCGGGTAAGCAGATTCTGCTCGATTGCGGGCTATTTCAGGGCATCAATACCGACGAGCTTAATCAGCAGTTCGGTTTCGATCCCGCTCAGGTAGATTATATGGTGTTGTCGCACGCCCATATCGATCATACGGGTTTAATTCCCCGGCTCGTGCGAAAAGGTTTCCAGGGGCCAATTTATACCACATCGGCAACGATCGACCTGTGCGAAGTTATGCTTATGGATAGCGCACGCATTCAGGAGCGTGATCTCGAACGGGTCAATGAGCGACGCCAGCGACGGAGCCAGCCCGAACTTGAAGCGCTTTATGACGAAGATGATGTTCGGCGGGCGTTAGACCAAATGGTGGCTGTTGGCTACAATACACCCTTTGTTATCTGTGACGAGGTAACTGGTTTACTGACCGATGCAGGCCACCTGCTCGGAAGCGCATCGGTAAGCCTGACGATTCGCGAGAATGGCGCAGAAAAGCAGCTCTTCTTTAGTGGCGATATTGGGCGGCCTGACGACAAAATTCTCCGCTCACCCGATACGTTTCCGCAGGCCGACTATATTATCTGCGAATCGACCTATGGTGACCGACTTCATGAGGCCGAGCCTGATATGAAAGCCCATTTGTTACGGATTGTACAGCAAACGTGTGTGGAAGGTCGCGGTAAGCTGATTATTCCTGCTTTCGCCGTTGACCGGACCCAGGAATTGATTTATGCCCTGGACCAGCTATCGAGCGAAGGAAGCCTGCCCCGACTGCCTGTTTATATCGACAGCCCAATGTCGGTAAAAGCAACCGAGGTCATGCGCGATCATGAAGAAGATTTTAATCCTGATATTCTGGCTTATATCAAAAAAGACGGCGACGCTTTCAATTTTCCCAACCTGCACTATGTAGCGGATGTTGAAAGCTCAAAAGCAATTAATGATAGCCGTGAACCTTGTATCATCATTGCGCCATCGGGTATGGCTGAAGCTGGCCGTATCAAGCACCATATCAAGAATAATATCGAAAAGCCAAACACGACTATTTTATTGGTTGGGTATGCATCGCCTACCAGCCTGGGCGGTGCGATCAAACGGGGTGATAAGGAGGTTACTATTTTCGGTGATCGTTATCCGGTTCGGGCGAGGGTAGAGATTATGGATTCTTTCTCTGCACATGGCGATTACCGGGAAATGATCCAGTTTCTGAGCTGTCAGGACCCGACACGCGTCAAAAACGTATTTCTGGTACATGGTGAGTATGACAAACAGGTCATCTGGAAGGAGAAACTGGAAGCCGTTGGTTTCAGGAATATTGACATTCCTGATATGAAACAGAAAGTGACGCTGTGA
- the pbpC gene encoding penicillin-binding protein 1C — MIGSILGNVRVIAKRIGQSPSVKVLLAVFLLFFCVDFSFPVKTTIPYSTLITARDGSILHVFLSRDDKWRMYAELPEITPTLRDAILFKEDKYFRYHFGFNPVAMIRAAGRNLLSGRRTSGASTITMQTVRLLEPRQRTYRSKLIELFRAVQLEVHYSKDEILQLYLNLIPYGGNIEGLKSASLLYFGKPPKLLSLAELTTLAIIPNRPSSLRLGTNNAFVVQERNRWLTRFRTNHLFNDETITDALNEPLIAYRRSAPQLAPHLSRRLRAENPDSPIIHASLQPATQATAEQLVQNYSNRIRAYNIHNSAVLVVDNQTREVIAYVGSSDFGNAFDGGQVDGVRAIRSPGSALKPLLYGLAFDAGAITPKTKLNDVPTNFNGYEPDNYDRKFNGPVTAEFALANSLNIPAVSLLKEVGTPAFIATLRKAGFSTIRKQASDLGLSMILGGCGVTLEEMTRLYAGLANGGTVSELHYTTQPATARLHPNQEKGVSVVSKEAAYLITNTLTQITRPDLPNNFDNSYHLPRIAWKTGTSYGRRDAWSIGYNQRYTIGVWVGNFSGIGVAELSGANTATPLLFQLFNALDYNSPNGWFRKPASSLSMRLVCPETGDIPGEFCANPITDYCIMGVSHYRRCQHRKAAFTNAAGTLSYCAHCRPDSGAVRRSYANLSPEVAVFYQSRHIPFDKMPPHNPACERVFGGNAGPLITSLNDGSDYFINPKQPADLELGCQAANDVETVFWYLNDKLYRKAKPTEAIFFKPQPGPLKISCADDKGRYSDLRVMIKNE, encoded by the coding sequence ATGATTGGATCAATATTGGGAAACGTTCGCGTCATCGCCAAACGAATCGGACAATCACCCTCCGTGAAAGTTCTTCTGGCTGTATTCCTGCTATTTTTCTGCGTCGATTTTTCATTTCCGGTCAAAACAACGATTCCGTATTCTACCCTGATTACGGCTCGTGATGGATCGATCCTGCACGTTTTTTTAAGTCGCGACGACAAATGGAGGATGTATGCCGAACTGCCCGAAATAACTCCTACTCTCCGCGACGCTATTTTGTTCAAGGAAGACAAGTATTTCCGGTATCACTTCGGATTTAATCCGGTAGCCATGATTCGGGCCGCCGGGCGAAATCTCCTGTCGGGCAGACGCACATCGGGCGCGTCGACCATCACGATGCAGACCGTAAGACTACTCGAACCCCGCCAACGAACCTACCGGAGCAAGCTCATCGAACTATTCCGGGCCGTACAGTTGGAAGTCCATTATTCCAAAGATGAAATTCTGCAACTGTACCTGAACCTGATTCCATATGGCGGAAATATCGAAGGCCTGAAATCGGCCTCCCTGCTCTACTTTGGCAAACCGCCCAAGCTACTCAGTCTGGCCGAACTAACCACCTTAGCTATTATTCCGAATCGACCATCGAGCCTCAGGCTCGGCACGAACAATGCTTTCGTTGTTCAGGAACGAAACCGCTGGCTTACCCGCTTCCGCACGAATCACCTCTTCAACGATGAAACCATTACCGATGCGCTGAATGAGCCACTCATTGCTTACCGGCGTTCTGCCCCGCAACTGGCTCCCCATCTGTCGCGTCGACTTCGGGCCGAAAATCCCGATTCACCCATTATTCACGCATCGCTGCAACCAGCAACGCAGGCCACCGCCGAGCAGTTAGTTCAGAACTATTCGAATCGCATTCGAGCGTATAATATCCACAATTCGGCCGTACTGGTTGTGGATAACCAAACCAGAGAAGTAATTGCTTATGTCGGTTCGTCTGATTTCGGCAATGCGTTCGACGGTGGGCAGGTAGATGGGGTTCGGGCCATACGGTCGCCGGGTAGTGCCTTGAAGCCCCTGTTATACGGATTGGCTTTCGATGCGGGAGCTATTACCCCCAAGACAAAACTCAACGACGTACCGACAAACTTCAACGGTTATGAGCCCGACAATTATGACCGGAAATTCAATGGCCCCGTTACGGCCGAGTTTGCCCTGGCCAATTCACTCAACATACCGGCAGTTTCCCTGCTGAAAGAAGTTGGCACACCGGCCTTCATTGCAACGCTGCGCAAAGCCGGTTTTTCAACGATCAGGAAACAGGCCAGCGATTTAGGGCTTTCCATGATTCTGGGCGGTTGTGGGGTTACACTCGAAGAGATGACCCGATTGTATGCAGGCTTGGCCAATGGAGGAACAGTAAGCGAGTTACACTACACTACTCAGCCCGCAACGGCCCGTCTTCACCCAAATCAGGAGAAAGGAGTCAGCGTAGTGTCAAAAGAAGCTGCCTATCTCATCACCAATACGCTCACACAGATTACCCGGCCTGATTTGCCCAACAATTTCGACAATAGTTATCACCTCCCCCGAATTGCCTGGAAAACGGGCACATCCTACGGTCGGCGCGATGCCTGGAGTATTGGGTATAATCAGCGTTACACCATTGGCGTATGGGTTGGGAATTTTTCAGGCATTGGGGTCGCTGAACTCAGTGGTGCCAATACGGCAACACCATTATTATTTCAGCTTTTCAATGCCTTGGATTATAACTCGCCCAATGGATGGTTCCGAAAGCCAGCAAGCAGTTTGTCGATGCGGCTCGTCTGTCCCGAAACCGGTGACATACCCGGCGAATTCTGCGCCAATCCGATCACCGACTATTGCATCATGGGCGTGTCCCATTATCGACGGTGCCAGCATCGAAAAGCCGCTTTTACGAACGCAGCAGGAACACTATCCTACTGCGCCCATTGTCGTCCAGATTCTGGCGCGGTACGCCGATCATACGCCAATTTATCGCCGGAGGTTGCCGTCTTTTACCAGAGCAGGCATATTCCCTTCGATAAAATGCCTCCCCATAATCCGGCTTGTGAACGAGTTTTTGGTGGCAACGCGGGGCCGCTGATAACGAGCCTAAACGATGGTAGCGATTATTTTATCAATCCAAAACAACCGGCCGATCTGGAACTGGGTTGTCAGGCGGCCAACGATGTAGAAACCGTATTCTGGTACCTCAATGACAAACTGTATCGAAAAGCAAAACCAACCGAAGCCATTTTCTTTAAACCTCAGCCCGGCCCGTTAAAAATCTCCTGTGCCGACGACAAAGGACGTTATAGCGATTTACGGGTGATGATAAAAAATGAGTAA
- a CDS encoding nuclear transport factor 2 family protein has product MKTLLVLATALLFTTVSFAQQTTDPAQDPTALGNAFFKAMLDEDGTTIGKLLASDFSLTSFDGNAVEGDLLAQGVSGGYVVVETATVSNTRTRQYNNDAAIMTGTWKAKGSVQGQGFDTTVSFSIVSAKQGGSWKIANVQFTPTH; this is encoded by the coding sequence ATGAAAACTTTACTTGTATTAGCTACGGCTTTATTGTTCACCACAGTCAGTTTTGCCCAACAAACTACCGACCCAGCGCAAGATCCAACGGCTCTTGGGAATGCATTCTTTAAGGCTATGCTCGATGAAGATGGCACCACCATCGGAAAGCTACTCGCCAGTGATTTCAGCCTTACCAGCTTCGACGGTAATGCGGTTGAAGGAGACTTATTAGCTCAGGGTGTTTCTGGTGGGTATGTCGTGGTCGAAACCGCTACTGTTTCAAATACGCGGACACGGCAATACAACAACGACGCAGCTATAATGACAGGAACCTGGAAAGCGAAGGGTAGTGTTCAGGGTCAGGGATTTGACACCACAGTATCGTTTTCTATCGTCTCGGCCAAGCAGGGTGGCTCCTGGAAAATAGCGAATGTTCAGTTCACGCCGACGCACTGA